In the Granulosicoccus antarcticus IMCC3135 genome, GCCCAGCTCGAAAGCGGTTGAGGTGCTTGCGGGTGTGAACGCCTCCCCGAGAGTTTTGCAGCGCCGTGGAGTCAATCCCTTGCTGCTGGAAGCCAAGGTTGGTGAATTTCTGCATGAGGCCTGGCCCATTGCGAGAATGGCGGCATTCTACGCCTTGTCGGTGCCGCAGTTTCATCGTCGCTGGAAGACGCTCACCGGTCAGACTCCACAGGCCTGGATACGAGCTCTGCGGCTGGATCAGGCTCAGAGCCTGCTGCAGGCAGGGCATTCTCTGGAAGCGGTTGCCAGTCAGGTCGGATACTGTTCAGCCAGTGCCTTGTGTTACGCATTGCAGCGAGACCGTGGTCTGGGTGCGCGTGAATTGCGTAGCACAGCGCGATAGTTTCTCGACATTGTCTGATCGATTCCTGATGCAATCTATCTCCATGAATAGACAATCACTTACCGGCATCATCTTGATACTGTGCGCAGCCATGCTGTGGGGAACCACGGGTACGGCACAAACCTTCGCGCCCCTGACGCTGTCATCGTACTGGGTTGGGAGCATGCGCTTGCTGGTAGCCGCCAGTTTCTTTCTACTGTGGTTGAGTTTGAGGAATGCGAGCGCGCTGCAACCGTCGCGTCTGCGCCAGTTGCCATGGATGGCTATTACGCTGGCTGCGGTGGGAATGGCCGTCTACAACCTGGCATTTTTTGCAGGCATTCGCGCCACCGGTGTTGCTTTGGGTACCGCGATGGCTCTGGGCAGTGGGCCCGTGTGGGCCGGTTTTCTGCAGATAGTCGTGACACGCCAAAAGCCATCCGGGCTCTGGTGGGCAGCTTTGTCGATCTGTGTACTAGGACTGGTAATGACAACGATGGGGTCTCAAGGCAGTCTCAGCCTGCCTGCATCGGGCATCGCGCTGTGCTTGCTAAGCGGTCTGTCCTACGCTGTTTACGCGCTGGCAACCAAGCAGATCGTAGCGAGCACGCCGCCAGAGGTAGCTACCGCTTCGGTATTTCTGCTGGCGGCGCTGATTGCCTTGCCAGCGGCGGGGC is a window encoding:
- a CDS encoding helix-turn-helix domain-containing protein; translation: MSESAQTLDGMVRLYSGDYAAHSHDYSQILFGMSGCLELQLEGRAARVDATTGLVVPAGYQHSYCSYSDSRVWVVDTALYRDLDKPRAFHLPLDWQPSSKAVEVLAGVNASPRVLQRRGVNPLLLEAKVGEFLHEAWPIARMAAFYALSVPQFHRRWKTLTGQTPQAWIRALRLDQAQSLLQAGHSLEAVASQVGYCSASALCYALQRDRGLGARELRSTAR
- a CDS encoding DMT family transporter; protein product: MNRQSLTGIILILCAAMLWGTTGTAQTFAPLTLSSYWVGSMRLLVAASFFLLWLSLRNASALQPSRLRQLPWMAITLAAVGMAVYNLAFFAGIRATGVALGTAMALGSGPVWAGFLQIVVTRQKPSGLWWAALSICVLGLVMTTMGSQGSLSLPASGIALCLLSGLSYAVYALATKQIVASTPPEVATASVFLLAALIALPAAGLLAGKPMISTGDVVVMLWLGVVATGVAYLLFTTGLKFVSSATGVALALAEPVTAVVLAVLIVGERPASISYAGLVLMLLGLGILVKSEVSGSDASG